One genomic segment of Streptomyces niveus includes these proteins:
- a CDS encoding helix-turn-helix domain-containing protein has product MTDTETDMGGDTGAGAEADPRVAGGAGVDPHVAGDPEVTFAEVFREALRRRGLSLERVRDRLEAQGIGVSLATLSYWQRGRSQPERARSLRAVDALEDILALPAGALRSLLRPGRPRGRTASDLLDLSASHRVFGENSDVEQALGAEFARFNEDVTSLVIHETVHLDAERCIRQMSVNQVLRATRDGASRLTAVHVIDDPATESVDVAVRCGKLGRVEFLPERRSIVTEILFGGELAKNETVVADYTISLSPSREVSTYHERRTRVSLREYLLHVYFDPDALPVSCHRYYRERIDAEKTSSRQIALDVSHTAHMLPPKCPAGIHGMSWDWPA; this is encoded by the coding sequence CCGGGGACCCGGAAGTGACGTTCGCCGAGGTCTTCCGTGAGGCGCTGCGCCGCCGCGGTCTCTCCCTGGAGCGCGTACGCGACCGGCTCGAAGCCCAGGGCATCGGCGTCAGCCTCGCCACCCTCAGTTACTGGCAGCGCGGGCGCAGCCAGCCCGAACGGGCCCGATCCCTGCGCGCCGTCGACGCGTTGGAGGACATCCTCGCCCTGCCCGCCGGCGCCCTCCGCTCCCTCCTGCGCCCCGGCCGGCCGCGCGGCCGTACGGCATCGGACCTGCTCGATCTCTCCGCCTCGCACCGTGTCTTCGGTGAGAACTCCGACGTGGAACAGGCCCTCGGCGCGGAATTCGCGCGCTTCAACGAGGACGTCACCTCCCTGGTCATCCACGAGACCGTCCATCTCGACGCCGAGCGCTGCATACGGCAGATGTCGGTGAACCAGGTGCTGCGCGCCACCCGCGACGGCGCGAGCCGGCTGACCGCCGTGCATGTCATCGATGACCCGGCGACGGAGTCGGTCGACGTCGCGGTACGCTGCGGCAAGCTCGGCCGGGTGGAGTTCCTGCCGGAGCGGCGCAGCATCGTCACGGAGATCCTGTTCGGCGGTGAACTGGCCAAGAACGAGACGGTGGTGGCCGACTACACCATCTCGCTCTCCCCCAGCCGCGAGGTCTCGACGTACCACGAGCGCCGCACGCGCGTGAGCCTGCGGGAGTACCTGCTGCACGTGTACTTCGACCCGGACGCGCTGCCGGTGAGCTGCCACCGCTACTACCGCGAACGGATCGACGCGGAGAAGACGAGCAGCCGGCAGATCGCGCTGGACGTCTCGCACACGGCGCACATGCTGCCGCCGAAGTGCCCGGCGGGGATACACGGCATGTCGTGGGATTGGCCCGCCTGA